In Saccharothrix syringae, the following are encoded in one genomic region:
- a CDS encoding TetR/AcrR family transcriptional regulator: protein MRADARRNRERIVAAADAAVAEHGADASLEEVARRAGVGSATLHRHFPTRQALLEAVFHDRVAALCARSANASLVEWLRAVARHAAANRGLAASLLRGADPALGETCHAMITTAADALVAEARRAGAARPDVAAADLLKLANAVSLAAEGDPAEADRLLALALTGIAP, encoded by the coding sequence CCGCGAGCGGATCGTGGCCGCCGCCGACGCGGCCGTCGCCGAGCACGGCGCGGACGCCTCGCTGGAGGAGGTGGCCCGCCGCGCGGGCGTCGGCTCGGCCACCCTGCACCGCCACTTCCCGACCAGGCAGGCCCTGCTGGAAGCGGTGTTCCACGACCGGGTGGCGGCGCTGTGCGCGCGGTCCGCGAACGCGTCCCTGGTCGAGTGGCTGCGCGCGGTGGCCCGGCACGCCGCCGCCAACCGGGGCCTGGCCGCGTCACTGCTGCGCGGCGCGGACCCGGCCCTCGGCGAGACCTGCCACGCGATGATCACCACCGCCGCCGACGCCCTCGTGGCCGAGGCCCGGCGGGCCGGCGCCGCCCGCCCCGACGTGGCAGCCGCCGACCTGCTCAAGCTGGCCAACGCCGTCTCGCTGGCCGCCGAGGGCGACCCCGCCGAGGCCGACCGCCTGCTGGCCCTGGCCCTGACCGGCATCGCCCCCTAG